One part of the Nymphaea colorata isolate Beijing-Zhang1983 chromosome 8, ASM883128v2, whole genome shotgun sequence genome encodes these proteins:
- the LOC116258982 gene encoding peroxidase 31-like, whose protein sequence is MTLLLFFLFLSLSCLSANGRLSYNYYEKSCPKVEEIVRDVMVQKQILQPTTAGATVRLFFHDCFVDGCDASVLLSSTPTNKAERDADINLSLPGDGFDAIVRAKTQLEFSCPGTVSCADILALATRDLVTITGGPYYKVRLGRKDGRVSDASRVESNLPLPTMTVTQLASVFAAKGFSIGEMVALIGAHTIGFSHCKEFAKRLYSFSRASPVDPSMNTVLSQALQKACANYTKDPTMSVFNDVMTPGKFDNMYYQNLEKGLGLLASDQVLYTDPRTKVFVELFARNQTAFFNAFVDAMDKLSIVGVKVGRKGEVRKRCDMVNT, encoded by the exons ATGACtctgctcctcttcttcctcttcctctcgcTCTCCTGCCTCTCCGCAAACGGCAGGCTCTCCTACAACTACTACGAGAAGAGCTGCCCAAAGGTGGAGGAGATCGTCCGGGACGTGATGGTGCAGAAGCAGATCCTACAGCCCACCACCGCCGGCGCCACCGTCCGCCTCTTCTTCCACGATTGCTTCGTCGATGGCTGCGACGCCTCCGTTCTTCTATCCTCCACCCCCACAAACAAGGCCGAGCGCGACGCAGACATCAACCTCTCCCTTCCCGGCGACGGCTTCGACGCCATCGTCCGTGCCAAGACCCAGCTCGAGTTCAGCTGCCCCGGCACCGTCTCCTGCGCCGACATTCTCGCCCTTGCCACTCGCGACCTCGTCACCATA ACTGGAGGGCCTTACTACAAGGTGAGGCTGGGCAGGAAGGACGGCCGTGTATCTGATGCTTCTCGTGTAGAGAGCAATCTGCCTCTGCCAACAATGACTGTAACACAGCTAGCCTCTGTTTTTGCAGCGAAGGGATTCTCCATTGGAGAAATGGTGGCCCTTATTGGCGCCCACACCATTGGCTTCTCTCATTGCAAAGAATTTGCCAAGAGGCTGTACAGCTTTAGCCGTGCATCACCTGTTGATCCCTCCATGAACACAGTCTTGTCTCAAGCATTACAGAAGGCCTGTGCAAACTACACCAAGGACCCTACCATGTCTGTGTTTAATGATGTAATGACCCCAGGCAAATTTGATAACATGTACTACCAGAACCTTGAAAAGGGTCTTGGCCTGCTAGCTTCTGATCAGGTTCTTTACACTGATCCGCGAACCAAGGTGTTTGTTGAACTGTTTGCCAGAAACCAAACTGCATTCTTCAATGCATTTGTTGACGCCATGGACAAACTGAGCATTGTGGGAGTGAAGGTTGGGAGGAAAGGAGAAGTTCGAAAGCGGTGTGATATGGTCAATACATGA